The Oreochromis aureus strain Israel breed Guangdong linkage group 7, ZZ_aureus, whole genome shotgun sequence region CTGCCTTCTGTATAAATCCAAGAAACTTATATCAGAGTCTGTTTTGGGGGGCGGGGACTGCTTCCGTTCAGTGGCAGAAAGTCTTCCTTACTTTAATGCTGTAATTGAGAAaatgcttaatgtaaataaactcaaaacattTATATAAATGCATACTTAAGACTAATTTTATTTCCTTAAAGTTCAGACACATTGAAAAGCTCTATCAAAAtgacacaagatcacaaagTTTGCTTGCAGGTAAACTCACACACTTGTGTAAACAGTTTTACTTCCTTCTGGCATTGTCAAACTCCTTCGCAATTTTCAGTGCAGTGTTGTTGAGTCCCACGGACTGCATGTTAGCAATGATGGTGACCACCACCCCCTGTGGGAGGATCGGGGTCTGTCCTTGGCACTGGTCAATCTCTTCGCTGGGTAACACCAGGAGGACACTGCTAGCGCCCACAGCACCTCCTGTGTGTGATACATAGTGTCTGCGCTTCCTGCACTGGCCATATTTTTGCACCTTCTCCACTACCAACCAGCCTTGAGCATACAGTCCATCCTTATCCCAGCTGGCTTCAGTCCCATCAACTGGTGCCCAAAGCTCTATCGCTGTTTTGGGTTTGAGAAATCCAGGAAGTAAGCCGTTAGTATCCTGAAAGTGAGCCACCTGGTAGCTGTAAAGCAGAGCATTTCCAAAGAGCAGCAGGTTTcccacagtggaaagaaaaccGCCTCCTGCCCACTTGTAGGAGTTGTCTACGTACGGGCAATTCACAACACGTCCGCGCTTGTTGTGATGATAAAACCTGTGGAATCGCATAGACAGGTAGTACAAACTCACTGCTATAcatcattaaaaacaacaagcatgagcatcatgtttttaaggCAATTTGAACATAACTTGAGACTGGAGATTATACACTACCTAGAGCGGTTGTAAATAATAGGGTCATTCTCATCAGGCACTGTATTGAGCATTCCCAGCTCGCGGAACATATCCGTCATGACGTCCAGGAATCGCCGACCAGCAGCCCGCTCCACAACAGCACTAAGCAGCGTGAAGGCATGAGTGGAGTACAGAAAGGTTGTGCCTGCATGCATGGAGTAAAACATACATCTCATCAAGACGTTAACATTGTAACTGTGAAtacagagaaacagagaaataaaGTTTGAGCTTTACCAGGTTTGAAAATGAGGGGGTCATTCTTAAAAAGGTCCAAAGACTGAATGACACTTTCAAAGTTGTCTTTTAAGTAGTACTCCTCGTGCTCAaactcttttttcttcttggtGTTCTGATCTGTTGCggctttgttgtttttactttcAGATGAGCTCTTTTcattctctttttctttaaccGGGGGCTTTAAAAGTCGCTTGGCTTTCTCCTTGTCCTCCTTCACTTTCTTTGCATCTTTCTCGTAATGCCGAATGCCACTCAGGTGGGACAGAAGCATACGTGAGGTTATTGTGACcttaaaaacaatacaaaccAAACAAATAAGATAAACACTGCGAATGGCAGAAGAACGAGATACtgcatgtcattttttttttgcagtatttGAAATTGCTTACGTCTTGCCCATCAAACTGTTTTTGGGGAAACTCTGGGACATATTTCTGGACTGGGGCATCAAGATCTAGTTTCCCCTCCTCGCACAGTcgtgcagcagctgcagaggtGAGGGGCTTACTGACGCTGGCGATTCTCATCACTGTTTCTGGCGTGCATGGGACACGATTCTCCAAATCAGCATAACCAATTCCTAAATTAGATAAAGAGTTTTAAAAAGTCATAAGACAATGCATTTTTAGGGAAATATACTGGTGTTTACAGATGACGCATTAACCTAATgtaataaattatatattttaaaacattctGCTGTAAGGAAACTGAACACAGACCCTTTAAATCTATCTAAATGTATCTTTTTTAGCACTGCAACAAAGCACAATTCAAATACAATCTATGATAAATATGCAGAAATACTAATACAAGCAGATACCAGTGGGCTACCTCCAGTTGAGTCAAAAGCAGCTACATGCTTTGACctaaaatgtctgttttgagtCACTCAGATGTCTGCCAACAGTGACAATAGCAACAATAACAAATTTTAGGACTTGCTGCCATTCTTGTACAACAACTATGAACCTTTTTAACCTTTAGCCAGTGTTACATTACTGTTAAAACATTTGTAACAGTGtctatttttacatatttaaagtgcactccatgattcagtagcttgtagtaTCACCTTTAGTCGGTCTGTCACATTATTCTGGAGGAATTCGGACCCACACTTTACTAAAACTTTGCTTTAGTTCATTGATGTTTGTGGGGATTAATTTATCTACTACTCTCCTAAGGTCCTGCCACAGCATTTTAGTCATACTCAGGTGTGGACTTTGACTGATTtgttcagccattctgttgtagatttgccgctgtgcttgggatcattgtcctgtcaCATGACTCAGTTTGccccaagctttagctgtcagacagatggacTCACATTtgactttggtatacagaggagctcATGGCTGAATCAGTGCCTGCAAGGTTCCCAAGTCCTGTGCCTTGATAGCTGGTATGGGGCGTTTGTGATGatatgctgtttgttttttgccaaaCATCTCCACGTTGGTCTGATCTGTATGAAGGACATAGTTCCACAtgccatgtttttttgtttgtttgtttgtttttttttagagagagaagaggctccTGAAACCCTTTCCAAACAAGACatatttgcttatttttttctaattatactgacatgaactttaacatttaacatgtaaACTGAAGCCTATAGGGCTCACactgctcacacttgctgataatCAGTGAGTGTGCATTTGCATTTGACTAGCACCACCTAGCTGCGAGTTATCCTTGTAATTCATGTGGAGGCACTAAGGctgtatttagtttttcagagtcctgtaaaaaaaaaatccagcgcTCAAGGGGTTAATAATTTTGGTTTCCACTGACCATTACTACATCATTTTGTTCTCAACAAATTACACAGTGTATGATAGGATAAAGTTTAAGCCTTACTATTTCATTCATCAAGATCCGATGTGTGCGCGCtcccttatttatttaatttatattttaaagcaaAAGTTAACACACCGGAGGTACCGAATTGAGCCCTAGTTTGTTCTTATAATCTTTTGGGGGAATGTCATTCTCTTTTTCTATAATAGCAGTTGTTATTTGAGCTGTTTTTCTGTGCGGTCATGTCATGTTTGTGTTGGATCAGCTGTTTTTGAATCACACTTTCAGCAAAACTTTTGTAAACTTCCTACACTAAAAATGTGGGACACTGTGCATGTGGGAATTGTGGATTGGGATGCATGGTCACCAACCTTCACACCAGACCTGAGCCCCATCCACAGAGACGCCAACTACCACTCCTGGAGCACCGACCTCATCCTgccaacacacagacacaccgaGTTGCTACAGGTGGGCTTCGGGTTAATAAGACAGAGCAAAGGGACACTAGTCAATCAATTACAAAGCAGGTTATAAGCCTACCTCTGTGCCTACCTTTATCCGCTCCACAAGGTCTCTGCTAACTTTTATAGCATCTTTGTATCGATCCGTCTTCTCTGCTCTATTAACTTTAACATCGCAGGAACTGCTGGCTCCGTCGCTGCTGTATTTTAGCCCGACAGCTAAAGCGATCCCCACTCCAACCCCACATATCCAAATTTTGGACTTTAACCGGTATTTACGAAAGGCTGGTCCTCCCACATATCGCCTTTGTTGTTGAATAAAAATACTATCTGACTTCTGCTGCTGCCTGGCTCGCGCTCCTGCACGCGGGGTCATCAAAGGGGACTCGCGCGCTGCTAGCATGCTGCATTTGTTACAAAAAGTACTTTGCCTGGGCAAAAACAAACGCAACATCGTGAGAAAGTACTCTTTCTTTGTCGGCGACAAGTGGCTCCAGTAAATGATCTGCTCGCCGTTACCAACAGCTTGTTTACTTCCTGTACGCGTCCTCGTTCGGAACGCCTCGAACAAGaccaaataaatcaaatcatgaTTCAAAGAACGTTGATCGAGGGGAATCGGGCAGAGTTTGTAGCTAGAGGTGAGACCAATGACTTTTATACAGTCATTGGGTGAGACCAGGGAACATAAAACCTTGTCCTTGAACAATATCGGCTTTTATTGACGTGTGTACTGTGTATGTTGGCCTACTCAGTGCTAACAACACTACAACaaatcacacacagacaagcaCACAGCAGCAGGGATATTCATTTAGAgaaataaatgctaaaaacacagtttattCTAATAATGACACCAACaatcaaataaataagtaaaagttaaaaaccTGGCTTTCAGACGAGCAAGTGCTGTAAATAGGTTGTTGTAACCTTCTGCAGCAACTTGCTGGCAGCTGGATACCATTAATTTACTGGAAACAACTATCTATAGTAACTTTACTGTAAACACTTTTTACATCATGCTATAACTGCTTTTACAGTAAAGTCGCTGGTAATAATTTGCTGTATTATCTACAGTAAAGATACTGTAAATTAAATGTATGATAGctttctgttatttaatttaTAGTAATTGAATTACAGGATCTCATGTGAATTAAATTTACAATAACTGACTGGTAGCTGGATGTCAGCAAGTTAACATAGAATTTACAGCAACTTGTTTACAGTACTGTTTACAAAGTGTGTTATTATCATGGGTAAATCCTGATCTCCAAGCAGTTAACGTGGGATTGTAGGGTATTTCTCAGTACCCCGTTTTGATTTGGGGGTTGTCTAACCAGCTAATATTGATTTGGCAGTTTTGAAAAGCTGATGCTGAACAGTGCTTTTTAAACATAATTTGTTTAACGTAATTTGACATTTAGATGAGTGAAGTCACCGTTCTTAATATGCATTTCATTAATATACTaatgcatttgtttaaaaaaacacagacacacatgaacAGACAGTTTGGAGCATTCCATCTGCAGTGTCTCAGAATGCCAACCCACATAACCACAATAGGCCTACATACACAAGCTAGAGACCAAACTCCAAGTTTGTGCAACTGCATTGAGAATAaactctggctctctttctctctcacccACACACAGACCCTTATCTTTCCACTGCTGCAGCAGCAAAGGAATGTCAGTGGGCTTGCCAGCTATTTAACTGCTGCAAGCACAGTGTTCTGTGCCAACATAAACTAGTGACTAATATATTCATCGTACTGTACGTGCATTTAGTACATGAaagttaattttatttttcaactttAACTTCATTGATATCTATCAAGTAAAGTGAAATACTTTGCATACTATATagtacactcaccagccactttgttaggtacttATGTTCAACTGCTTAACACAAAAAGTTAAGTCACATAGCAGCAATTTACTGCAATTAGACATACAGATATGATGAAAAGGCTGCCTGCTTAAGTTCATatcaagcatcagaatgggTAAAGTTTTacagtgatttaagtgactttgaacgtggcatggttgttggtgccagatgtgCTAGTCTGAATATTTCCAAAACTACCGAACTACTGGGGTTTTCCCACACAACTATCTCTAGGGTTTTCCAAAAATGGGCcagaaatgagaaaatatccagtaagcTGCAGTTCTCTGAGCGAAAATGCCTTTGtttatgtcagaggtcagaggacaaTGGCCTGACTaatttgagctgataggaaggcaacagtaattcAAATAACTAATTGTTACAGCCAAGGTATGCAGACGAGCATCTCTGAATATACAACACGCTGAATCtcgaagcagatgggctacagcagtaGAAGACCAGATTGGATGCCTTTGCgtcacacaggctcaccaaaactggacaatagaagagtggaaaaaatattacctggtcttgatttctgctgtatTAGAACAACTACATGAAAGCATGAATctatcctgccttgtatcagcaGTTCAGTTTTGGGTTgttggtgtaatggtgtggggaatattttcttggcataCTATGGGCTCCTTAATatcaactgagcatcatttaaatgccgcaatattgttgctgaccatgaaCCTccatttatgaccacagtgtgccCATCTTCTGATGACTGATTCCAGGAGGACAAAGCTCCATGTCACAATAttcaaataatctcaaactggtttcttgaacatgataaTGTACTCAAATGGCattcacagtcaccagatctcaatccaatagagctcCCTTGGGATGGCAGTTTCTCAtaatggatgtgcagccaataaatctgcaggaactgtgtgatgctatcatgggATCATGGACCACAATCTCTTAACTGACAACAAATGCtgtttccagcatcttgttgAGTCTATGCCACGAAGAATTAAGGCAAAAAAGTatccaacccagtactagcacAGTGTAACTataaagtgtccagtgagtgtatatctgatattttattgtaaaattATTATAGTTTATTAGATCAATTATTTAGAGAGATTTCAGAGGGTAAATGACTGAACAAATACTGTAGCTGTTTTGGGAGAGCTGGAGTgaaccaaagaaacacattacAATGCTTTTGAACAGCTGGCAGTCAAACTGAGGCccgaggaaaagaaaaaagagagagaagtttTGAAAATCCTGCAAAATTAAtagatttatttactttttagctatttgaaaaatgtaatacattttacatatggaaagataaaataaaatctattaaataagcttcctcttttcttttgcaCTGCAATCAAGCTTCATTCAACTACAGGTCACCTCTGATGAACAAAAAAAGTCTACGTATGTACCACAAACAAAGTTACAAAACTTTCAaaacatgcttttatttatatttatattttttacattttagataTGATGACACTTGAATCATCTACATTAAAACAATGCTAGAACAGAGCACTACCGGTACACCAAAAATCGTACTATacagacaaaatgaaaaaattttGAACCTTggttttaaacaacaacaacaacaacaaaaagggcTGAAATCTTGTGCCATTTCTTTAACATTACAGTAGCACCAGTATACATATTGACAGTCACTGTCAGGGTATACATACACTTGTGATGACTTTCATGTGTATATTCACTGGGGTGTAATGACTCTTCTTTAACACAGTTTGTTGTATGCATAATGCTGAGGTTTTACTAAGTGCAAAATTTCTCCACTTTGTCCTTTGGTATTTGCATGATCAAGGCAGAATGCTACGTACCAGATCAGCTTAAATGCAGTTGTAGAAAACAATCTTGTAACCAATGGTACTTGGTCAATGGTCATTTCACCAGATGACTTgtcaaaaaaaaatatcaaggaTTGCGAAAGGCAAAGATAAAAACTGGCTTGCGAAAACAACCGTGTTTCTCAGTTTAGGCTTCATGAGAGGGAATGGTTAAGCGTTACTTCCCCTTTGAGTTCTGCTGAAGGCAGGACGATGCAATAAGAATAGCATCTGGCTGTTTGTTCTCCACCATTGCATTGGCAAGGTACGAGAAGAAGGGGTTTATGGTAAGCAAGGTGCAAATACATAAAGCCAAAACcacagtgtatgtgtgtgtgaggggcaAGGGGAGGGGTCAGACGGTGCTTTCACAAATTATTCAGTTCCATTAGAGTCTGGTCCAGCATCTGGTGCATTTCGAGGTTCTCTTCTTTAGCTTGTGATACTTTCTCTGTTAgaacaatgaaaatgaaaacattttaatgtcacACAAGCGCACACAAGTGAGTCAGCTGGTTAGCTTGTATTAATAATCAAGCTGGCTACATTGTTCAGGTCAGTCGGTAAATCTGAGTGCTTTTTAACCCGACCTGCACAGCACTGACAGCAaacaagagaaacacacagaatAGCAAGCAGTCATGCAGATTACAAATACGCTGCAACTGATACAGAACACACAGTAACAGTATACAGGTAGATTATTATAGTGTTGGTTATAACAGTTTAGTAATGCCAAACTAAAGGTTAGaaaattatatataattaaAGATAATCCCTGATTTTTACGGTTTCAAATACACTTCCACCAACGGCGACACAGACACATCGAGCAGCACAGGCATCGTACTCGGGCAATGCAAACGGAAGAGCTTTGGATCTTACGCTGGGTCCGATTGTCATACACACACCGAAAGCAAAACCGCAGTGAACGGATCAAACACATGAACAAGTTAGTCCTCATTCAAGGCCACACGAAGTTCATTAGAGAGAAGGCGGTTTTTCTCAACTTGATGGTAGTGACGATCTTTGCAGTCAGAAAGCAAGttgaaaaaacagagagaataggaaatcagaggaaaacaggaagagagaaagtgGAATACCCTTTGACATCTACCTTCTCTAGAAAGGAGCGCCGAGATTGGTTTAATCTTTGTAAAAGGTCTAAATAGATATTacaaaataaagtattttgatggttcctgctttttctttttgtctgcaAGAAGCGAGCCAGGGCTGTGCATAGAATAAGAAACAGAAGTTAGAGCATTGTGACAAAAAAATGGAACCATTTAAGTTGAAaaatgaagaaacagaaaaataaatcatgaaTTCAATCACTACTCTGTCTTGATTATTCACTCGGTTTCCTGTAAGTATCATTAATGTGGCTGCTAAACCTCAGCCAGTCTTTAGGCCAAATTTGgtttcatgtaaaaaaaaaaaaaacagtttaaagatGTAGCTCAACATTTTTGGCTGTTCAGGTTTTAATTATGAAGTTCCAGATTGCTTTCAGCAGAAAACTGCTCACTCCTGCTAATCTTTATCTCTCATAATTTATGGCAATGACTTTAATAAAAAGACTCAGAATGTGTCAtggtgtatttatttaaatatatgacAGGATACCATGTATCATACAAAGCCTGTTTGTCATAATCACTTATGTCAGTCAGTTTCATCCAATATTTCATCGTCAGATGAGGTTCCACAACTCTTACATACTGTTCTGCACGCCAACCATTACTCTACGTTGCCACAGTCTTGCTGATAACACCCCAACACCAATTACCACCAGCTCGTACATCCTGCCTGCCAATTACTCCCATCACAATACTACATGTTCAAAAGTGCTTGCATGCATCAGTCAACTAGACTCAGCTTTCAGTCAAGTATCTACAGATACTGGAGGTTTCTGTGCTTTCAGTGTTGCTGTGATATTCCTATTATATCAGcttcacagaaaagaaaagaaaaactttggaggaagaagaaaatgaacATCGACTGAAATCCATAAAACTACACCAAGGAAGAGTGAGGACCTAGTGGTTTGCTGAGATgcgagaaaagaaaaaaaaaagaaaatgattcaataacaTAACTTAAAATCAAGGCTTCCTGGTTTTATTAGAGccagtgaaaaataaatatgaatgaaaaataaaaaggacaGAGAAAAGAGATACAGCTTTACATAGAAGGAAGgacgtttattttttttacacaacacAGAAAGATTCTAGGATTCTGTACAAGTGATGGGATGCAAGTAATGTTGACATCAAGACATGAGGAGGAAAGGGAagcaaagacagagagggaagggggaaaaaaatggagaaaaggctggagagagcagagagatgCTGCTCAGCCGGCAGGAGGCGTCTTTGATGAGGTGTAAACAATTTATCTGTGTGGAAGAGAAGAAGTAGAGTGAACCTGGGGGGCGCAGGAGGGGGACCTACGGAAATGTAAAATGCCAACCAAAATACACCAGAAACATGGGAGTCACGGCAGGGCACCACAAAAACCACAATGCACAGTGTAAATGCATCCTGTGCActgaaaaacacttgcaaacacacacacacactgaagggTTGGGGCAAGTCCTTCCTGTGATTACATCAACACCTTCCTGCTACATCACGAGGCGCAGCGCTCAACTGACAGACAGTTGTGGCTCTCATCTTTACACACTGGGCATTTTACTTAGGAAAAACTGTGGGCTCGGCCACACTGGTGCTAAGCTATGGCGGCTTCTCCTCACCTGGTATATTGACATAGCAAAGGAGGGTATCACAAACACACGTGTGGGCCTTTCTTCTCAACGGAAGTAGACCATATTAGTAGAAATGGGGACACTACATATAACCATGAGGATCAGCATGTAAACCAGtttcattgaaaaaaaaaaattcttattgCAGTTTTTGTCGATCAACAGCTTGCATGCATTGCTTAAGAAgtgaaaatgtccaaaaaaaCTACAATGGGCATTTGAACATAAACTCATAAAAGAATCTAAAAA contains the following coding sequences:
- the lactb gene encoding serine beta-lactamase-like protein LACTB, mitochondrial isoform X2; its protein translation is MLRLFLPRQSTFCNKCSMLAARESPLMTPRAGARARQQQKSDSIFIQQQRRYVGGPAFRKYRLKSKIWICGVGVGIALAVGLKYSSDGASSSCDVKVNRAEKTDRYKDAIKVSRDLVERIKDEVGAPGVVVGVSVDGAQVWCEGIGYADLENRVPCTPETVMRIASVSKPLTSAAAARLCEEGKLDLDAPVQKYVPEFPQKQFDGQDVTITSRMLLSHLSGIRHYEKDAKKVKEDKEKAKRLLKPPVKEKENEKSSSESKNNKAATDQNTKKKKEFEHEEYYLKDNFESVIQSLDLFKNDPLIFKPGTTFLYSTHAFTLLSAVVERAAGRRFLDVMTDMFRELGMLNTVPDENDPIIYNRSRFYHHNKRGRVVNCPYVDNSYKWAGGGFLSTVGNLLLFGNALLYSYQVAHFQDTNGLLPGFLKPKTAIELWAPVDGTEASWDKDGLYAQGWLVVEKVQKYGQCRKRRHYVSHTGGAVGASSVLLVLPSEEIDQCQGQTPILPQGVVVTIIANMQSVGLNNTALKIAKEFDNARRK
- the lactb gene encoding serine beta-lactamase-like protein LACTB, mitochondrial isoform X1, producing the protein MLRLFLPRQSTFCNKCSMLAARESPLMTPRAGARARQQQKSDSIFIQQQRRYVGGPAFRKYRLKSKIWICGVGVGIALAVGLKYSSDGASSSCDVKVNRAEKTDRYKDAIKVSRDLVERIKVGTEDEVGAPGVVVGVSVDGAQVWCEGIGYADLENRVPCTPETVMRIASVSKPLTSAAAARLCEEGKLDLDAPVQKYVPEFPQKQFDGQDVTITSRMLLSHLSGIRHYEKDAKKVKEDKEKAKRLLKPPVKEKENEKSSSESKNNKAATDQNTKKKKEFEHEEYYLKDNFESVIQSLDLFKNDPLIFKPGTTFLYSTHAFTLLSAVVERAAGRRFLDVMTDMFRELGMLNTVPDENDPIIYNRSRFYHHNKRGRVVNCPYVDNSYKWAGGGFLSTVGNLLLFGNALLYSYQVAHFQDTNGLLPGFLKPKTAIELWAPVDGTEASWDKDGLYAQGWLVVEKVQKYGQCRKRRHYVSHTGGAVGASSVLLVLPSEEIDQCQGQTPILPQGVVVTIIANMQSVGLNNTALKIAKEFDNARRK